From one Cyanobacterium stanieri PCC 7202 genomic stretch:
- a CDS encoding hypothetical protein (KEGG: npu:Npun_R6080 hypothetical protein~SPTR: Putative uncharacterized protein) — MLKKTLDVNLLQNGLSELLSAIHNQEEITLTRDGVPLAKVLPFHEKKINENDKLLKPRIAGGWEGEIWIADDFDDESPEINAMFYEQNQ; from the coding sequence ATGCTGAAAAAAACCCTTGATGTCAATTTATTACAAAATGGTTTATCGGAGTTATTATCAGCTATTCACAATCAAGAAGAAATAACGTTAACCCGTGATGGTGTACCCTTGGCAAAAGTTTTACCTTTCCACGAGAAAAAGATAAATGAGAATGATAAACTATTAAAGCCCCGCATTGCTGGGGGTTGGGAAGGAGAAATTTGGATAGCGGATGATTTTGATGATGAATCTCCTGAAATTAACGCTATGTTTTATGAGCAAAACCAATGA
- a CDS encoding PilT protein domain protein (PFAM: PIN domain~COGs: COG3744 conserved hypothetical protein~InterPro IPR002716~KEGG: npu:Npun_R6079 PilT domain-containing protein~PFAM: PilT protein domain protein~SPTR: PilT protein domain protein) codes for MKFLLDTHILLWWLANEPKLSSPIRAVISNPDNSIFVSAATVWEMSIKKSLGNLSVPNNLLEKLKDNNFIILDITAEHGLTVTDLPFYHKDPFDRMLIAQATIESLTIITLDTKFCIYDIPLLID; via the coding sequence ATGAAATTTTTGTTAGATACTCATATTCTCTTATGGTGGTTAGCAAATGAACCAAAATTATCGTCTCCAATAAGGGCAGTTATTAGTAACCCTGACAATAGCATTTTTGTTAGTGCGGCGACGGTATGGGAAATGTCTATTAAAAAGTCTTTGGGTAACTTGTCTGTACCGAATAACTTATTAGAAAAGTTAAAGGATAATAATTTTATAATTTTGGATATTACAGCCGAGCACGGATTAACGGTAACTGATTTGCCATTTTATCACAAAGATCCTTTTGACAGAATGTTAATTGCTCAAGCTACGATTGAGAGTTTAACCATAATCACTCTTGATACTAAGTTTTGTATTTATGATATACCTTTGCTTATTGACTAG
- a CDS encoding ATP-dependent DNA helicase RecQ (PFAM: Helicase conserved C-terminal domain; RQC domain; HRDC domain; DEAD/DEAH box helicase~TIGRFAM: ATP-dependent DNA helicase RecQ; ATP-dependent DNA helicase, RecQ family~COGs: COG0514 Superfamily II DNA helicase~InterProIPR011545:IPR001650:IPR018982:IPR002121:IPR 014021:IPR006293:IPR018329:IPR014001~KEGG: cyc:PCC7424_1427 ATP-dependent DNA helicase RecQ~PFAM: RQC domain; DEAD/DEAH box helicase domain protein; helicase domain protein; HRDC domain protein~SMART: helicase domain protein; DEAD-like helicase ; HRDC domain protein~SPTR: ATP-dependent DNA helicase RecQ;~TIGRFAM: ATP-dependent DNA helicase RecQ; ATP-dependent DNA helicase, RecQ family): MSLLSESLKKYFGYDSFRPGQEKIVQDAIAHKDLLVIMPTGGGKSLCFQLPALLKQGVTIVISPLISLMQDQVTALQDNGIGATYLNSTLNYEQTKIRQRDILAGKIKLLYLAPERLVSDTFQPFLVTLAQKIGIAAFAIDEAHCISEWGHDFRQEYRQMRYLRQQFPQVPITALTATATVRVQRDIIEQLNLRNPQIHRFSFNRQNLYYEVQEKERRAYNQLLHIIRSHQGSGIVYCISRKSTEEIAERLVKDGVSALPYHAGLSDKVRSHYQTSFIRDDVRIMVATVAFGMGINKPDVRLVVHYDLPRNIESYYQESGRAGRDGEKANCILLYSRGDKQKIHYFIRQKTNPQEQKIAYAQLAKVIEYADTNYCRRIPQLSYFGEKFKGDCGNCDNCLNPKPIEDWTIEAQKFLSCVYRTNQRFGIKHIIDVLRGSRDKKIYEYGHHLLSTYGIGKDHTTDEWKNLATSLVYQNLVRQTNDGFNILKINEQSKKILKGEKKVYIAVKGKTIKKVTRDTNSQALEVEILLNKLKMLRKKLADLENIAPYVIFNDATLTIMAQMQPDTKAKFAQLSGVNDYKLNKYGDIFISEIRTFIQQKQLPFQLPTNTQMKTLRLYQQGLNIADIAKERGLSVSSIVSHLSELIELNQPVTIDNLVKAEKQKVILNTLKIIGNKKLKEIKERLPDEYTYDEIKLVRAWFKRIDNEQWTMDN, from the coding sequence ATGTCTTTACTTAGTGAATCTCTGAAAAAATACTTCGGTTATGACAGTTTTCGCCCAGGGCAAGAAAAAATAGTCCAAGATGCGATCGCCCATAAAGACCTTTTAGTTATCATGCCCACGGGGGGCGGAAAATCGCTCTGTTTCCAACTTCCTGCGCTCTTGAAGCAGGGTGTAACCATCGTTATATCCCCCCTCATATCCCTGATGCAAGACCAAGTTACAGCCCTACAGGATAACGGGATTGGGGCAACCTATCTTAATAGTACCCTTAATTACGAACAAACCAAAATCCGTCAACGGGATATTTTAGCAGGGAAAATAAAACTCCTTTACCTCGCCCCCGAAAGACTGGTTAGCGATACATTTCAACCTTTTTTAGTAACCCTTGCCCAAAAAATCGGCATTGCCGCCTTTGCCATCGATGAAGCCCATTGTATCTCGGAATGGGGGCATGATTTTCGCCAAGAATATCGCCAGATGAGATATTTACGCCAACAATTTCCCCAAGTGCCAATTACCGCCCTCACCGCTACCGCCACAGTCAGGGTGCAACGGGATATTATCGAACAGTTAAACCTCAGAAATCCTCAAATTCACCGTTTTAGTTTCAATCGTCAAAACCTTTACTACGAAGTGCAGGAAAAGGAAAGACGAGCCTATAATCAACTGCTCCATATTATTCGTTCCCATCAAGGTTCTGGTATAGTTTATTGTATCAGTCGCAAAAGTACCGAAGAAATTGCCGAAAGACTTGTCAAAGATGGGGTTTCTGCCCTCCCTTACCATGCCGGATTGAGTGATAAAGTGCGATCGCACTATCAAACCAGTTTTATCCGAGACGATGTACGTATAATGGTAGCTACCGTCGCCTTTGGCATGGGCATCAACAAACCCGATGTCCGTTTAGTGGTACATTACGACTTACCCCGCAACATAGAAAGCTATTATCAAGAGTCAGGGAGGGCAGGTAGAGACGGAGAAAAAGCTAACTGTATTCTCCTATATAGCCGTGGCGATAAACAAAAAATCCATTATTTCATCAGACAAAAAACCAATCCCCAAGAACAAAAAATTGCCTATGCCCAATTAGCAAAAGTCATCGAATATGCCGACACAAATTATTGTCGTCGTATCCCCCAATTAAGTTATTTTGGTGAAAAATTTAAAGGCGATTGTGGTAATTGTGATAACTGTCTAAACCCTAAACCCATAGAGGATTGGACTATCGAAGCACAAAAATTCTTGTCCTGTGTTTATCGTACTAATCAACGGTTTGGAATTAAACATATAATTGATGTTTTAAGAGGTTCAAGGGATAAAAAAATCTACGAATATGGACATCATTTATTATCCACCTATGGCATAGGAAAAGATCATACCACCGATGAATGGAAAAACCTAGCCACTTCCCTTGTTTATCAAAATTTAGTCAGACAAACCAACGATGGATTTAATATTCTTAAAATAAACGAGCAAAGTAAAAAAATCCTCAAAGGAGAAAAAAAAGTTTATATCGCCGTCAAGGGAAAAACCATCAAAAAAGTTACCAGAGATACTAACTCTCAAGCGCTAGAAGTAGAAATACTGCTTAATAAACTGAAAATGTTACGCAAAAAATTAGCCGACTTAGAAAACATTGCCCCCTATGTCATTTTCAATGACGCAACCCTTACCATCATGGCGCAAATGCAACCCGACACCAAAGCCAAATTTGCCCAACTGTCTGGGGTAAACGACTATAAATTAAACAAGTATGGAGATATATTTATCTCCGAAATTAGAACCTTTATCCAACAAAAACAACTGCCCTTCCAACTGCCCACCAATACCCAAATGAAAACCCTACGACTATATCAACAGGGGTTAAACATTGCTGACATTGCCAAGGAAAGAGGATTATCCGTCAGTAGTATCGTATCTCACCTCAGCGAATTGATCGAATTAAATCAACCTGTTACCATTGATAATCTCGT